The following coding sequences lie in one Silene latifolia isolate original U9 population chromosome 5, ASM4854445v1, whole genome shotgun sequence genomic window:
- the LOC141657728 gene encoding putative 4-hydroxy-4-methyl-2-oxoglutarate aldolase 2, with amino-acid sequence MALVATTEICDFNTQLIETGELRALEPIFQIYGRRQAFWGPIITVKVFEDNLLIREFLEKKGNGSVLVVDGGGSRRCAILGGNTVQQAQNNGWAGIVVNGCVRDVDEINECDIGVRALGSHPMKAKRKGNGEMQVGINVGGTRICDGEWLYADSDGILISRLELSV; translated from the coding sequence ATGGCATTAGTAGCAACAACCGAGATCTGTGACTTCAACACTCAACTAATCGAGACAGGCGAATTACGAGCTCTCGAGCCAATCTTTCAAATATATGGCCGACGTCAAGCATTCTGGGGACCAATCATAACCGTAAAGGTATTCGAGGACAATCTACTAATCCGAGAATTCCTAGAGAAAAAGGGCAATGGAAGCGTTCTGGTTGTAGACGGAGGAGGTAGTCGAAGATGCGCGATATTGGGAGGGAACACAGTGCAACAAGCTCAAAACAATGGGTGGGCAGGGATAGTAGTAAATGGTTGTGTAAGAGATGTAGATGAAATCAATGAATGTGATATTGGTGTTAGGGCATTAGGTTCACATCCTATGAAAGCCAAAAGGAAAGGAAATGGGGAAATGCAAGTAGGGATTAATGTTGGTGGAACTAGGATTTGTGATGGTGAATGGTTATATGCTGATAGTGATGGGATTTTGATTTCTAGATTAGAATTATCGGTTTGA
- the LOC141657732 gene encoding putative 4-hydroxy-4-methyl-2-oxoglutarate aldolase 2 — MALVATAEVCDANPQMIQGGELRALQPIFQIYGRRQVFCGPVVTLKVFEDNVLVREFLEEKGNGRVLVVDGGGSLRCAILGGNPVQQAQNNGWSGIVVNGCVRDVDEINSCDIGVRALAPHPMKANKKGIGEKHVPITIGGTRISDGEWLYADTDGILVSRTELSV, encoded by the coding sequence ATGGCTCTGGTGGCAACTGCTGAAGTTTGTGATGCAAATCCACAAATGATCCAAGGTGGCGAATTGCGGGCTCTCCAACCGATCTTTCAGATATATGGCCGACGCCAAGTTTTCTGTGGGCCTGTGGTCACCCTCAAGGTATTTGAAGACAATGTTCTTGTCCGTGAATTCCTAGAGGAGAAAGGCAACGGTAGGGTTTTGGTGGTCGATGGTGGAGGGAGCTTGCGATGTGCCATTCTAGGAGGTAACCCGGTGCAGCAAGCTCAAAATAATGGGTGGTCGGGAATAGTCGTGAATGGGTGTGTTAGGGATGTCGACGAGATTAATAGTTGCGACATTGGAGTACGAGCTTTGGCCCCACATCCTATGAAAGCCAACAAGAAAGGAATCGGGGAGAAACACGTCCCAATCACCATCGGTGGTACCCGAATTAGCGACGGTGAATGGCTTTATGCTGATACTGACGGAATTCTCGTTTCTCGAACTGAACTATCCGTCTGA